The Eurosta solidaginis isolate ZX-2024a chromosome 4, ASM4086904v1, whole genome shotgun sequence genome includes a window with the following:
- the LOC137247669 gene encoding protein FAM32A-like encodes MSDAYDFVAKGKLKLKNDDKANKKKKSKHKHKEKDKERAKEALQTSVNESLEDKVTSSTAQKLTKAELAFKQQQEKMRNKRIMERASTTHKERVEKFNEHLDTLTEHFDIPKVSWTK; translated from the exons ATGTCGGATGCATACGATTTTGTGGccaaaggaaaattaaaactGAAAAATGATGACAAAgccaataaaaagaagaaaagtaAGCATAAACATAAAGAGAAGGACAAGGAACGTGCCAAGGAAGCACTACAAACGAGTGTAAATGAATCCTTGGAGGATAAAGTCACAAGCAGTACAGCACAAAAGTTGACAAAGGCGGAATTGGCTTTTAAGCAGCAGCAGGAAAAGATG CGCAACAAACGCATCATGGAACGCGCATCAACAACACATAAGGAGCGTGTCGAAAAATTCAATGAGCATTTGGATACGCTAACAGAGCACTTTGATATACCAAAAGTCTCTTGGACAAAGTAA
- the Cht11 gene encoding chitinase-3-like protein 2 isoform X1 — MADYELMTEPSQSQSWWRIGALMALYMFTTIFVFLLWNSAYDNIYYPPDVQTVPEFWYRRANLYANSVHESTLSHDFRLTKNQTARIKLQHNAYPQDGVLNYGQQQQTQQKMKPSAPQLVKNAPPTMSTAPEMRLVCYYTVPEENNEFDDLRLANVNAELCTHINVGMVSVNNGQLIITDKMRRILSQDVTVLRTINPALKMLLWVGGGANSDGFPAMVKNHTTRKIFVHSLKQTLAMYKLDGIDVDWEFPSAYNKERQHFSQLIYEIRQEYRRERRDYMLTVAAAAPEGIALFAYDVQMLNEYVDYVSLMTYDYHFYSHGTPFTGLNAPLYARPNERSILGTLNINYSVNWWLANGLDRKKLVVGLPTYGHSFTLVSALNNGINAPAEGVGRCGNLGFTSYSELCWFNTHNIVVHQTYDQSTCSPYLSSGTEWISYENETSIACKALYVKAHQLGGAMIFSLNTDDTKGYCPRAYKARFPLVETVRSILFGKS, encoded by the exons ATGGCCGACTACGAACTTATGACCGAGCCCTCGCAATCCCAATCCTGGTGGCGCATCGGAGCTCTTATGGCACTCTACATGTTTACAACAATATTTGTATTCCTTTTGTGGAATTCTGCATACGATAACATATATTATCCACCCGATGTGCAGA CTGTACCCGAATTCTGGTATCGCCGTGCCAATCTATATGCCAATAGCGTGCATGAGAGCACACTTTCACATGACTTTCGATTGACCAAAAACCAGACAGCGCGTATAAAGTTACAGCATAATGCTTATCCACAAGATGGTGTACTAAATTATGGCCAGCAGCAACAGACGCAACAAAAAATGAAACCTAGTGCACCACAATTGGTAAAGAATGCGCCACCCACAATGAGTACAGCGCCAGAAATGCGTTTAGTTTGCTATTACACAGTACCCGAGGAAAATAATGAATTCGATGACTTGCGTTTGGCAAATGTAAATGCTGAACTTTGTACGCATATTAATGTGGGTATGGTTAGTGTAAATAATGGACAATTGATTATAACCGATAAAATGCGTCGTATTCTATCGCAAGACGTTACTGTATTGCGTACAATCAATCCAGCATTAAAGATGCTTCTGTGGGTAGGAGGTGGAGCTAATAGCGATGGCTTTCCAGCAATGGTAAAAAATCATACCACACGTAAAATCTTTGTACATTCGTTGAAGCAAACGTTGGCTATGTATAAATTAGATGGAATTGATGTGGATTGGGAATTCCCCAGTGCTTATAATAAAGAGCGTCAACATTTTTCACAGCTTATATATGAAATACGTCAGGAGTATAGACGCGAGAGGCGCGATTATATGCTGACAGTAGCTGCAGCTGCACCCGAAGGTATTGCGCTATTCGCTTATGATGTTCAGATGTTAAATGAGTATGTGGACTATGTGAGCTTGATGACGTATGACTACCATTTTTACTCGCACGGTACGCCATTTACAG gactCAATGCTCCGCTATATGCACGCCCGAATGAGCGCTCTATACTCGGcactttaaatataaattattccGTCAATTGGTGGTTGGCTAATGGTTTGGATCGTAAAAAACTAGTTGTGGGTCTACCAACATATGGACATTCCTTTAC TTTAGTAAGCGCTTTGAATAATGGGATTAACGCTCCTGCTGAAGGTGTTGGACGTTGCGGAAATTTAGGTTTCACATCCTACTCCGAACTTTGTTGGTTCAATACACACAATATTGTAGTACATCAAACATATGATCAATCAACTTGTTCTCCATATCTTAGCAGTGGTACTGAATGGATTTCATATGAAAATGAAACAAGTATCGCTTGTAAAGCGCTCTATGTCAAGGCACACCAATTGGGTGGTGCTATGATATTTTCATTGAATACAGATGATACTAAAGGCTATTGTCCACGAGCTTACAAAGCCAGATTTCCGCTTGTTGAGACGGTCAGATCAATTTTATTTGGCAAAAGCTGA
- the Cht11 gene encoding chitinase-3-like protein 2 isoform X2: MADYELMTEPSQSQSWWRIGALMALYMFTTIFVFLLWNSAYDNIYYPPDVQTVPEFWYRRANLYANSVHESTLSHDFRLTKNQTARIKLQHNAYPQDGVLNYGQQQQTQQKMKPSAPQLVKNAPPTMSTAPEMRLVCYYTVPEENNEFDDLRLANVNAELCTHINVGMVSVNNGQLIITDKMRRILSQDVTVLRTINPALKMLLWVGGGANSDGFPAMVKNHTTRKIFVHSLKQTLAMYKLDGIDVDWEFPSAYNKERQHFSQLIYEIRQEYRRERRDYMLTVAAAAPEGIALFAYDVQMLNEYVDYVSLMTYDYHFYSHGLNAPLYARPNERSILGTLNINYSVNWWLANGLDRKKLVVGLPTYGHSFTLVSALNNGINAPAEGVGRCGNLGFTSYSELCWFNTHNIVVHQTYDQSTCSPYLSSGTEWISYENETSIACKALYVKAHQLGGAMIFSLNTDDTKGYCPRAYKARFPLVETVRSILFGKS; this comes from the exons ATGGCCGACTACGAACTTATGACCGAGCCCTCGCAATCCCAATCCTGGTGGCGCATCGGAGCTCTTATGGCACTCTACATGTTTACAACAATATTTGTATTCCTTTTGTGGAATTCTGCATACGATAACATATATTATCCACCCGATGTGCAGA CTGTACCCGAATTCTGGTATCGCCGTGCCAATCTATATGCCAATAGCGTGCATGAGAGCACACTTTCACATGACTTTCGATTGACCAAAAACCAGACAGCGCGTATAAAGTTACAGCATAATGCTTATCCACAAGATGGTGTACTAAATTATGGCCAGCAGCAACAGACGCAACAAAAAATGAAACCTAGTGCACCACAATTGGTAAAGAATGCGCCACCCACAATGAGTACAGCGCCAGAAATGCGTTTAGTTTGCTATTACACAGTACCCGAGGAAAATAATGAATTCGATGACTTGCGTTTGGCAAATGTAAATGCTGAACTTTGTACGCATATTAATGTGGGTATGGTTAGTGTAAATAATGGACAATTGATTATAACCGATAAAATGCGTCGTATTCTATCGCAAGACGTTACTGTATTGCGTACAATCAATCCAGCATTAAAGATGCTTCTGTGGGTAGGAGGTGGAGCTAATAGCGATGGCTTTCCAGCAATGGTAAAAAATCATACCACACGTAAAATCTTTGTACATTCGTTGAAGCAAACGTTGGCTATGTATAAATTAGATGGAATTGATGTGGATTGGGAATTCCCCAGTGCTTATAATAAAGAGCGTCAACATTTTTCACAGCTTATATATGAAATACGTCAGGAGTATAGACGCGAGAGGCGCGATTATATGCTGACAGTAGCTGCAGCTGCACCCGAAGGTATTGCGCTATTCGCTTATGATGTTCAGATGTTAAATGAGTATGTGGACTATGTGAGCTTGATGACGTATGACTACCATTTTTACTCGCACG gactCAATGCTCCGCTATATGCACGCCCGAATGAGCGCTCTATACTCGGcactttaaatataaattattccGTCAATTGGTGGTTGGCTAATGGTTTGGATCGTAAAAAACTAGTTGTGGGTCTACCAACATATGGACATTCCTTTAC TTTAGTAAGCGCTTTGAATAATGGGATTAACGCTCCTGCTGAAGGTGTTGGACGTTGCGGAAATTTAGGTTTCACATCCTACTCCGAACTTTGTTGGTTCAATACACACAATATTGTAGTACATCAAACATATGATCAATCAACTTGTTCTCCATATCTTAGCAGTGGTACTGAATGGATTTCATATGAAAATGAAACAAGTATCGCTTGTAAAGCGCTCTATGTCAAGGCACACCAATTGGGTGGTGCTATGATATTTTCATTGAATACAGATGATACTAAAGGCTATTGTCCACGAGCTTACAAAGCCAGATTTCCGCTTGTTGAGACGGTCAGATCAATTTTATTTGGCAAAAGCTGA